In one Lolium rigidum isolate FL_2022 chromosome 3, APGP_CSIRO_Lrig_0.1, whole genome shotgun sequence genomic region, the following are encoded:
- the LOC124697296 gene encoding 7-methyl-GTP pyrophosphatase-like: MASMCNYSSTFKLILGSSSLARRQILSDMGYEFTVMCADIDEEAIRREKPEELVQALAEAKADAIKLNLRDGCADRDSSSDRPTFLITSDQVKVSKGMIRERPRSADEAREFIKAYSGDRAFAVNYVLVTNLSTGVRKGGWDKAEIDFHHIPDWFIEEVVKEGGMTCVAGGLRLTHPSVLPFIKQLVGTADSVRGLPRELTEKLIRESIEAMS; the protein is encoded by the exons ATGGCTTCCATGTGCAACTACTCCTCGACATTCAAG CTCATACTTGGGTCGTCGTCGCTGGCGCGCCGCCAAATCCTGTCGGATATGGGATACGAGTTCACCGTCATG TGTGCTGACATTGACGAGGAGGCCATTAGGAGGGAGAAGCCGGAGGAGCTGGTCCAGGCCTTGGCCGAAGCAAAG GCTGATGCCATTAAACTGAACCTCCGTGATGGCTGCGCTGACCGGGACAGCAGCAGTGATCGGCCAACCTTTCTGATCACTTCTGACCAG GTTAAGGTGAGCAAAGGGATGATAAGGGAGAGGCCGAGAAGCGCGGATGAAGCCAGAGAATTCATCAAGG CATACTCGGGTGATCGAGCGTTTGCAGTGAACTACGTTCTAGTGACCAACCTGAGCACCGGGGTTAGAAAAGGGGGCTGGGACAAAGCTGAG ATCGATTTTCACCACATACCAGACTGGTTCATCGAAGAAGTC GTGAAGGAAGGAGGCATGACTTGCGTGGCTGGTGGCCTCAGGCTGACGCATCCATCGGTGCTTCCATTCATCAAGCAACTC GTCGGTACCGCAGATAGCGTCCGAGGCCTTCCGAGGGAGCTcacggagaagcttattcgagaaTCGATCGAAGCAATGTCCTAG
- the LOC124700404 gene encoding 7-methyl-GTP pyrophosphatase-like, whose protein sequence is MASTCNNSSSFKIILGSSSPARREILSDMGYEFTVMCADIDEKAIRREKPEELVKALAEAKANAVKLNLPHGCGQNQPTLLITSDQVMVSRGVIRERPRSTEEAREFIKAYSDGRAFAVNYVLVTNLSTGDRKGGWDIPEIIFRHIPDAFIEEVVKEEDMTCVAGGFKLTHPSASPFIKELVGTADSVRGLPRDLTEKLITESLEAQ, encoded by the exons ATGGCTTCCACCTGCAACAACTCCTCGTCATTCAAG ATCATACTCGGGTCGTCGTCGCCAGCTCGCCGCGAGATCCTGTCCGATATGGGATACGAGTTCACCGTCATG TGCGCTGACATCGACGAGAAGGCCATCAGGAGGGAGAAGCCGGAGGAGCTGGTCAAGGCCCTGGCCGAAGCCAAG GCCAACGCCGTCAAACTGAACCTTCCTCACGGCTGCGGTCAAAATCAGCCTACCCTTCTGATCACTTCTGACCAGGTTATGGTGAGCAGAGGGGTGATAAGAGAGAGGCCAAGAAGCACGGAAGAAGCCAGAGAATTCATCAAGG CATACTCGGATGGTCGAGCGTTTGCGGTGAACTATGTTCTCGTCACCAACCTAAGCACCGGTGACAGGAAAGGGGGCTGGGATATACCTGAG ATAATTTTTCGCCACATACCAGACGCGTTCATCGAAGAAGTC GTCAAGGAAGAAGACATGACCTGCGTGGCTGGGGGCTTCAAGCTGACGCATCCATCGGCGTCGCCATTCATCAAGGAACTA GTCGGTACAGCGGACAGCGTTCGAGGGCTGCCGAGGGATCTCACCGAGAAGCTTATCACAGAGTCGTTGGAAGCACAATAG